The Gadus macrocephalus chromosome 9, ASM3116895v1 genomic interval ATGATGAAGGTGGAATCCAGCACTCTACCATTGACATCCCCTATTTATTCTGACACTCCAGATAGCGTATCTATCAGTCCGTACCTTCTGATTATTGACGTCGGTGATGACATGTCGGGAGACATCCCGAAGCATTCCCTCGAGAAGGACCCCCGGCCCGCTGGCGACAAAGGCACACGTCGTTTTCATAAATCAGTGATTTGTGAACGAAATCGACTGGGAGGATTACGAAAACAAACTATGTTCGTCTAATTCCTTACCTGTCAGATGCCGGGGGCCAAATGCTGTCTATTCTATCATTATGGACTGGTTTATTTTGCAAGGATGTGTTATGGTAAATTCTGCTCATTTTGAGATTAACTTGAGTTCTTCAAATGCTTCTGGAATTATCGTCCAACTTCCTAGTTTTACAACTTTAAGTGCGCTCGTTTTGTCAAACGCGGTTGGCCTATAAACAAATCATTGTGTTGGTGAACAATTCTTCTTGGACTGTAGATCATATTAGTTATCCATTCAGCAGACATTGGCTCTGTAGAAGGCCTATGCATGCATACGATGAATGATTAGCAGTACATTTATGGATAGTTACAACTTACAACCTCATAACTTTACATTTAGTCAGACAGGCTGCAACCTGATTTTGACCATAAGGGGCTCAGAAATAATtatgtataggcctatatgtgcTTTCATTCTTTGTAACACTATTATACAAAAACTTTAAAAGGACCACAAGTTTGACCATGGATCtatcatttctgaaaataaataatgggtaTTTTCTTCCTTAAATGCATAATGGGGTTATTGTGACAATAAGTACACATCTTCCTGTGCTTCCCTTGCCTGCTGTGAACTTTGATGTTTGTGCAAGGCTCTTCTGAGACAGTTTGTACTTCCTCTGCTCGACTACATTAGTTCTCCTCCAACTTGTTATTGGTCGGCTTGCATCTCATGGTCGTAGTAGGGGTGCTTCCCTGTGTTCGGGGAGTCCGTGTGGGTTGTGGAGCAACATCCTGTGGCTGTGTGGTCGTTTGAAGAGCTGCCATGGGCTCCTTGGGACACCCGGGTTAATATGGTGGACAACTGATCCAGGATAGGAATGGATCCAACACGGAGCCAAGCCTCCGTATTGCattcacacaaaacacacatttcattgtttattttgtgtaGGAAAAACCCCACACGTATTGCCTTGCCTGTAAGGATTTAATCAAATTCTAACCGATGGATAACATGAACTACTTAACCTGCAGTAATAGAGTCAGTTGTTGCGCAAGTTCTGGCATGCATTACCGCCTTCTTATTTCCCCGATGACAATTCTTTGAAACTTTTCACATTGTCCGTGCGGTGGGAGTAGCGTCCCAGCTGGATGTTCATCCAGATGTTGCGTCGCTGTTCCCACCCGCCCGGAGCCTCCATCACCTCGTACAAGCGCTCCCTCTGTTCCTCATGTTGCTGCAGGAATTTCTTACACACTGAGAACACCCACGTGTAGAAGTGAGGAAAGAAAATGAATGAGAATATTTCATTCAAAAGATTAAGGATATTTTAGGTTATTTTACTGCCGTCGCAACGATAAAGAAACACTTGAGTTCCGCCATCACTCTGGACTGACCTGCCACCATACTGGGTGATAATGGAGAGCTtatccccaccacctcctcccttggGAACAGAGAACAGAATTCTGATAGCATCTGGAGTCCGAAGCCACGACCCCTCCAACCACGGCGAACCAGGGTTGTGTCCAACACTGGAAGCAGGTAGCTCTGAGCGGTCCAGCTGCCACACAGGCTGCCTGTGGAAAAAACCGCAGTCCCACAAGTTACAAACAGACTCTTCTGTACTGGAAGTTAGGATTACCAACAGACTCCTCTGTAGAAGTAAGTACTAAGTGGACTCTTAAGTGGAAGTTAGCATTAACGGGTTTTATTCCCGGGACTAGGGCTCCTGTCTACACATTAATACCACCCAAACAAATCAGCTCGCTTTCGGTTCACGGGATCTCTGAAATGCGTTATTCAACATGTATTCTTTATAGTAGAACAATAATAatgaactaaactaaactatgaacagaaaattatattatatatcccCATTAGGacaaaaaataaacagtttTGTAATTGTAGTTCAAGTACATAGCTGCCCATTTTTGctctatgtttatttttttctctttgatgaaacccacacacaaacacacctttctGTTTGAAAGTATAGAAGCCCACCGCCTGCCCATCCCTCCACAGCAGCTTCCCCTGTTCAGTCCGGGGGTGAGGGGAGAACAGCCGGTCGATGGCAGGGAGCTTCTCAAGCACATGGGCCAGGAGAAACAGGATGACCCTCTCCATAGCCGACTCAACCTTGGAATGAAACCAACATATCAGGGGAATGAAAACAAGCACAAAACAACAGTTGTATTATCGTTATGAAGCTTTGTAATAACATAACATTCAGGAAAAAAGTGTGCTTTGCTtttactatcacacacacacacacacacgtagaaacAATTCTGCCACTTTATTCACTGGAAGCTGTTGTATTTTGACTCAAAGGAATGACAAAATTAaatcagagacacaaacacgcaaacttGCTCGCACATGgatgtagcacacacacacacacacacacacacacacacacacacacacacacacacacacacacacacacacacacacacacacacacacacacacacacacaccatcacaagtCCAGCCCTGGATTTGCTGGTGGTCTTCGTTGCATCTTCAACTGAACACCATTTTCCATGCAGGTAGAGAGCCAATACTAATCCAGAAAATCATAGTTAGTACACACCCTGTGTATGTATGAAACATATTTCTGCATCTGTATGAGTGAGTTACAACGTTTGCATGCTATTATATTGTGCATACAACCATTGTCTGGATCATCAGGGGGGTGGAGTGCCAACACAGTGCTGTCAGTTGGGTCGTCAGGAAACATGTGTAATCTGCTCAAATTGCTTTCCTTTATAGCCACCTGGACAGAACAACTACACGAGTTTATGAGCGAACTGCAATTTTACGTGTCTGAAGACAAAAAACAACTGTTTTCAGCAATGACAGCAATTTTTACTACATAACATGTTCTTTATGCCGCAAGCATTCACGATTATCGTTATAGTTAATATTTTAAACAACGAAAGTAAGCTTGACCAATCGAGGCTGCGCTGCACCTTTGTGTGAAGTGTTTCGAACTCTTCAtggttttcattgctgcttgaTTTAAGTGAAGACAAGTAGTTATTGGAGGCCGATAGTAAATCATCATAATCCACAGATGGCAAGATGTCTATCGGATACATGGCCATCAAGCCTCGTCAACAACCAGCATCAATCCAGGTGCATATCAGAGAAAGTAGCAAACATTTAGTGTAGATCTCCTCCAGCCAATCTATAATCCTTAAACAATTAATTTAAATTGTTAGATGTTCAGAAGGTGATAATATACGGTATAACGTTACAACAATATGCAATATGCTGTTTTTGGTTATTTCCTGCAAAACAACAGCAACTGGACTTTGGCCAACCTCGACGTCACTAGCCTTTGAACTGCTGGAGAACACAGGTAAACTTCTCTCTAGGTTAGCTCCACTAAGTTATTTAGGCTTAGGTGAGGAGGCTCAGTTTTACAACATTCAATGCATATTTTTCCTGAGTAGACATTCGGGAATGTTCATTTGAACAACATTAGCACCGAACTTCCTTGTTCTTCGCTTCCCCTAATCGAGTCAGTAGATGTGGCCTGAGCACCACCTGTCGTCGGTCAGGGGTATAGTGCTTGTGTTCAACCGGAAGTACTTTGAACAGTATACCAGTTAAAGTATAATCTTGAATGTCGCAGTTTGTCAACTAGTTGAATAGTGCATGCACGATGCTCTTTACTGTGTCACGGACGAGACGCTTGCGCCAGTGCGTGTCACGTCTTTTGCAATGTCGCTACATTCAGAAAGAACATACTCAAACTGTAAGATTGATTTTGTTACACCTGTCAGACTGTCTGCATGTACAATGTAGTGTACACTCATGAATTGCACCGTTACGTTACTGTTTGTAAGCAACCATTGACCACCTTCCAATGTGAGTATGCATTATGTTGCTCTCATTCCTATACAGAATGGGGGTTTGAAGAAAGCAATCTCTGCCTTCACATCTGTGTGTGGTGAAGATGGGGTCTCAACAGGGGAAACTGTCAGGGAACAACATGGCAGGGATGAGTCTGTTCACAGGTCAGACTTTCGAAACATTCTTGCATACTTTTCTATCGCTTTCACCTACAGATGCAATGGCGTGCCACACACCTTTTATGTTCGAATCAAGTTCCTTGCATTATTTCGACAACCGTacaataaatatgtatgtgtaaacTAAATGTATAAAAAGACGGTGCTCCTGTACAGATGTCGCCCTCCAGATGTGGTTGTTTTTCCACGTTGTGTGGAGGAGGTCAGTGCCCTAGCCAAGATCTGTTATCGTCACAACCTTCCCATCATTCCCTTCGGCACCGGGACTGGTCTGGAAGGTGGCGTTGGCGCTTTGAAGGTAACAAAAGTGAAGTTAAAGTTACCATATTATCAAGGCGATTGAGtcggtggtgtgtttgtgttcggcGCAGCATGGTATGCAAGCTCAGTTTGGTGTCAACATCAGAACATGGGACAGACATCAACAACTTTACATTAACAGCAACAATCAGACCAATAGTAAGACACATGTGTAAATGTGTCAAAATAAACGACAAAGTGTGTGGGTTCAAGCCAGGTACGTCTTTGTTAGTTTTTGTTATTGTGTTCAGGTACATATTGTCACATGCTTCCCTCAGGGGGGTGTTTGTTTCAGCCTCAGGAAGATGGACCAGGTGCTGGACGTCCACCAGGAGGATTTTGACGTGACCGTTGAGCCCGGTGTGACTCGCAAGGCCCTCAACTCCTACCTCCGGGACACTGGGCTGTGGTTTCCTGTAGGTCTGTTCTGCAGTTACTGGTTATGACATTTAGTCTATGAATGACTCAGGGTTTCTCCAGAGCAGTATAATCAATGTTTTATAGCATGCCAGCCTCACTAGGGCTTTTCTAAGCCCCTTAAAGCGTTCTGTGGCACACTATTCAGggattttctttttataaatcATGACATGTGTCAAGCATGTAACACAGCTATAGGCCAGTTTCCGAAGTTGGGGATGAAGAGCAATCAATGTAAACATAGAGTCTAAAGAATTCATTTGAAAGTCATTTGAGAGGAGTAATATGCCAAAGACTGTTGAATGACTATAAATACTTTACTCACACTATAAATATTCAGTCATTCAGCCGCTGAATGGGGGCGCACAAGACAGTGAGTAGTTCTGCTGCTCGGCGGGGGTCTTATGTTTCAGACCCTGGGGCCGATGCGTCCCTGTGCGGCATGGCTGCCACCAGCGCCTCTGGTACCAACGCGGTGCACTACGGGACCATGCGGGAGAACGTCCTGAACCTGGAGGTGGTCCTGGCCGACGGGTCGGTGGTGCACACCGCGGGGAAGGGCCGGCGTCCCAGGTAGCCACGGGAACAACAAACACATTGGGAGGCCTGCTGGCACAAGGCCAAGTACAATCTTATTATGAAGCAGCTAAAAAAAAGTAGTTTTTGCTGCTTTAataaattgtatatatatatgagtctTGCACATTTTGGGTTGTGACTTCTTGGTTAAACGCACTAATTGCAAGTCGCTTCGGAAAAAGGGTCAGCCGAATAAACATAAAGTCATGTATTATGTATTTAAACATGATTACTTTACCAACACACCTCCTTACCCTGGTGCCCTGGTTCagatccctcctctctgtctcatcCCTGCAGGAAATCTGCGGCGGGCTACAACCTCACCAACCTGTTTGTGGGGTCGGAGGGCACGCTGGGCATCATCACCAAGGCAACGCTGCGCCTGTATGGCATCCCGGAGGCCGTGGTGTCCGCCGTCTGCTCCTTCCCCTCGGTGCAGGCCGCCGTGGACAGCACTGTGCACGTCCTGCAGGCCGGGGTGCCCATAGCCCGCAtcggtgaggagagagggctcATGGCTGGGCCTGGACCGGCTGATGGTGGGGCGAGCGGGGACTAGGCTGGCAGGCGGTCTTAATGAGACCACAGGGTTTAGAGCACGGCTACCAAACCCTGGTGACTTAATATTCCTAAATATTACACAGACTATGTAGAAGAATAGGATCCAATGACTGAGGGGTGTATTTTACTATTCAGGATAATTTTCCCAATAGTCCCAATGATGTTGCTCCGAATTATAATTGAATATTAATTATAATGGTTCCCTATTTTAAATAGGTGCATAATATGTTTATTGATATGTGTTAATCTTGTCATGAGTTTAGCCAAATCTAAGACGTGTGCCCGTGTACATGCTATCTATGTCTTTTCTAGAGTTCCTGGATGACGTGATGGTAGATGCGTGCAACAAGTTCAACTCTTTGTCCTACCCTGTGACGCCTACTCTGTTCCTGGAGTTCCACGGAACAGAGGACAGCCTTGACGAACAGGTACGCACTACAGGTAAGTGTGGAACTGTGTACAAATTATGAAAAAGGCAGTGACGAGTCATTTCACTACAGACCGAATTTAGTTCATAAAATCACCAATATGAGAAAGTGAGATAGatacaaacgtgtgtgtgtgtgtgtgtgtgtgtgtgtgtgtgtgtgtgtgtgtgtgtgtgtgtgtgtgtgtgtgtgtgtgtgtgtgtgtgtgtgtgtgtgtgtgtgtgtgtgtgtgtgtgtgtcggtaaaTCCACAGAGGAGATCACGAGTGCCAATGGGGGGGCCGATTTCCAATGGGCCCGAGATGAGGGGACGCGAGCCCGCCTGTGGAAAGCCCGCCACGATGCCTGGTATGCTGCTCTGGCCCTCAGACCTGGTTGTAAGGTGAGTTACGTTCACACCCACTTGGTCAAAGGACAGTTTAGAGAATGTTGCCTCCAGATGTGGAGAGGGGGCAGAGAGTTTAATTCTAGGTCATGTAGGCAATAGCATATGGGAGCAGACTGCGGGAAGCCTGACAGGACAGCCGATAAATAAACCCTTGAATGAATGAGAGATTGATGTTAGACATTTTATAAGCATGTCGAAGTGTTTCAGCCTGTGTCATCCATTTAAGCTGCTTAAAGTGATGTAACCGTCACTTTGCCCAATTCAATTTGTCGAATGGGGCCTCACTTCTGTATGGAGGAATATCATTTTTGACACATTAGATTATACTATAAAATGAATTAACCTAACCATGGTAATCTATCTGATGTCGAAGTCCATTATAATTGACGATCAATCAACCACAAGCAATGCTACTTGTGTAAGCACTACTTACGTTTATTTGCAAAAATAAAGGAATGTATGTAACTTCAATAAATTATTGGGAGGTGAACAATCATAGACAAATCCACAAAAACCTAAATCTAAATAAATCACACAAAGCTTAACAAGCTTACCGTCCATTCCCTCTTGACAGGATAATGGATGGTATAAACCTTGATTGGGCAAGTTTCCCTGACCTGTAAGTTAAGTTTGCATCAACACAAGTGAGAGACGAGTCATTCAATTGAATAAACTTGGTGACGCTTTCGGTGATAGGCTGAGTGTTCGACTGACTGACCCAACAACAGTCGTATCTTGGCATTAACACGAGGGCACCAGGAAACCACTGCCTTCTGACTGCTATTTTACCACTAGGTGCAAGTGTGatgagccattacaagccattttgaaatctgccatgccctgggactcactgtgtgtgtgtgtgtgtgtgtgtgtgtgtgtgtgtgtgtgtgtgtgtgtgtgtgtgtgtgtgtgtgtgtgtgtgtgtgtgtgtgtgtgtgtacaggcttATGCCACAGACGTGTGTGTTCCTCTATCCCGCCTGCCTCACATTATAGTTGAGACCAAGGAAGACCTGATCCAGAATGGACTCACAGGTACGAGGAACCAAAGATTATCATACATACTGAGCTACAAGCAACGCTACGATTATTTTAGTGGGTTATTGTTTATGTGTTCAATCAATTATGTGTTCATAATTGATTGCTGTGATAAACTAAACACCTATTATTAAACATATATGACTAGTATGTAACCACCAATACGTAATTGTATCAATCGCAGCTCACCAGAAGcaaatgtttgattgtgtttacCGTTTCGATTTCGCTGGATGCTATCTCGGATGACCgcacctgtctccctccccgccCAGGACCCATAGCTGGTCACGTAGGAGACGGTAACTTCCACTGTATCATGGTGCTGGACCCAGACGACTCAGACGAGGTCCAGCGGGTCCACCAGTTCACAGAGAGGCTGGCCAGGTAATGGGTCACCATGAGCTCATTGCATTGCTTCCTTCTGGTCCTCCCTTCCTTCGCTATCCACCCCAACGCCCTCCCACGGAATCAGactctttttttgtttgtatttgtatcactttATCCTATTTTAAACCAAACCTAATATCGAAGGTTGGTCTTGTTTTGGGAACAGGGGGGAGAGTGTTTAGTTTATAGGTCACCAAGTTGTTGGATCAATGAAAGCAACCTCActctgggcccccccccccccccccctggcaggTGTCCCAACCAGCTAGTGTTTTCaacaaggggtgtgtgtgtgtgtgtgtgtgtgtgtgtgtgtgtgtgtgtgtgtgtgtgtgtgtgtgtgtgtgtgtgtgtgtgtgtgtgtgtgtgtgtgtgtgtgtgtgtgtgtgtgtgtgtgtgtgtgtgtgtgtgctgagacTGCACCACTCTGAGGTGCCTGCTGGAAGGCGTCGCTGGAGCAATAGGATTTCGCCACACGGGTCGATAGTGCACCTTGTCGTTACATTATCACCATGACTAGTGCCAGCGCACATTGATTACAGCGCTGACACAGGGCCTGCGGTGGGACATGTCCGAGGCCTGAGGGAGCTTCGGTCGGCAGggtccccccttccctcccatgTGGCCAGCCCAAAATGGAGGAATTATAAATCAACCTTTTTTGCTTTGCCTGCTGAAAAGCAGAAATTGCTGCGTGTGCTCAGGATAGGCAGGCAAGGGACCCTAGTGATACCGACCACTTGTCTCTTTATCAACTCTCTTTCACCCTGCCCACGTCCTTGCAGAGTCTACCCAACACATGTCTGATCCTCTTAACTTAATTTGTTtgccctctcctgtctcctaccTACTCATCAAGAAATAGACGGACAATCATTCAACCATATAAATTGATCGTTTTTTATGTGGGGTATTAATTCCGGCCCCTCccttttgacattttattttggACAATAAATAAGTATGATATTGATTACATGCTCCAGGTGCACTGACCATAATAAAACTCATTCCCTTGGGGCCTTTATTTGCTCAAAGTGAGATACATCTACGAGGAGCTTTATACAACCTCAAGCAGGCGCCCCGCCGACCCTGTTCCTCCTGCCTCCAGGCGGGCGCTGGCCCTGGAGGGCACGTGCACCGGGGAGCACGGCGTGGGCCTGGGGAAGAGGGCCCTGCTGCGAGAGGAGATGGGCCCCGGAGCCATGGGCGTCATGCAGAGCCTCAAGGAATCCCTGGACCCCAAGAACCTGATGAACCCTGGGAAGGTTCTATGAAACTCTGCGTGTTAACCTGTCTGCCCTGTTTTACTGCTGATTCAGGCACAGAGGGTGGGCTGAGGGTTTCTTTCAATAATAGCATGTGTGGGTTGAACATGAgcgctctttctctttctctctctttctttctctttctctctaattTGAGTTTTGTTGAATTAGTTGTAATTTATGAAATATTTGATCCATCCACTTCTGATCTTTTTGTATTTTAGGATCATATTTTTCTGTTCTATTCTTGTTATTTAACTGGTTATTATTACAGTACTTCTTTGTGAGAAAACACTGTCATACTGGTCTCGACTTGCAGTACAACGGCGGCTTGTAATATATAATTGGGCTTACATAAATGGTCAAACAACGTCTTGTAGACTGAAGGGATATGGTGCAATAAGTATATGAGCCAGCAGGGGGGAGCAGCGCGGAGTTTTTATCGGTCAGATCAGGTCACTAAGGACAAACTCATTCTTCAAGTTGTCATTCGGATTATATGCAGCCAAATACTATAAATTCattct includes:
- the fam169b gene encoding protein FAM169B, with protein sequence MFPDDPTDSTVLALHPPDDPDNVLALYLHGKWCSVEDATKTTSKSRAGLVMVESAMERVILFLLAHVLEKLPAIDRLFSPHPRTEQGKLLWRDGQAVGFYTFKQKGSLCGSWTAQSYLLPVLDTTLVRRGWRGRGFGLQMLSEFCSLFPREEVVGISSPLSPSMVAVCKKFLQQHEEQRERLYEVMEAPGGWEQRRNIWMNIQLGRYSHRTDNVKSFKELSSGK
- the ldhd gene encoding probable D-lactate dehydrogenase, mitochondrial, with amino-acid sequence MLFTVSRTRRLRQCVSRLLQCRYIQKEHTQTNGGLKKAISAFTSVCGEDGVSTGETVREQHGRDESVHRCRPPDVVVFPRCVEEVSALAKICYRHNLPIIPFGTGTGLEGGVGALKGGVCFSLRKMDQVLDVHQEDFDVTVEPGVTRKALNSYLRDTGLWFPVDPGADASLCGMAATSASGTNAVHYGTMRENVLNLEVVLADGSVVHTAGKGRRPRKSAAGYNLTNLFVGSEGTLGIITKATLRLYGIPEAVVSAVCSFPSVQAAVDSTVHVLQAGVPIARIEFLDDVMVDACNKFNSLSYPVTPTLFLEFHGTEDSLDEQVRTTEEITSANGGADFQWARDEGTRARLWKARHDAWYAALALRPGCKAYATDVCVPLSRLPHIIVETKEDLIQNGLTGPIAGHVGDGNFHCIMVLDPDDSDEVQRVHQFTERLARRALALEGTCTGEHGVGLGKRALLREEMGPGAMGVMQSLKESLDPKNLMNPGKVL